The following proteins are co-located in the Desulfobacterales bacterium genome:
- a CDS encoding outer membrane protein transport protein, translating to MRHHIYSRLCIIAFIAVLSCLLCLPKPSHATFTEQIAITSKAISLANTVTAYPPGLMSVHYNPAGLSELPEGKTFEQGFVIPWIRNTIKFEADEDFEGFFDTWGPQEGQIHDPVAGEEDTNSSGVMYLPIYDDTINFLVGPTAGLASRSEGSRWTFAIGNYVPFGGGFNFKSDSPVRWGGRTLYQQHLIYAAPAVSFQATPTLSLGMTVGMGQTAMGARVTQRSPNELVALTRTLGNATEKLYIPIVSDLTLPPPWFGGGVGPYDQVASFEFNVRDDFSPNYNLGLLWQPKEWFSFGATYQSPIEIEMSGGFTFNYSEIWQRFMAWNGSSPLTLMIAGMLDLPTTGVPFQTGTATVDLTLPQRLQAGFMLKPTKRLRLMLDLHWADWSVQEEQRIHMDQRIQLLRTVKLLGYTEGDQDLVIRNEFEDSIHASVGMEYQLTEKLALRGGYSYRPTSVQDHLRDVMANVFPDLHFFGAGVGLTLPNKHEIDVGLGFLYQPSNKIPNNTSDNLNSTDFFKPVYNPYAGLDVEQKFGLYMASLTMRMPFADFIEMQKELMHHQHEVIHKIVGLLNPFSSGHDEEGHEEHGDDHEENHEETE from the coding sequence TTGCGGCACCATATATATTCAAGGTTATGCATAATAGCATTTATAGCGGTTTTATCATGCCTCCTCTGCCTGCCCAAACCCTCCCATGCCACTTTTACCGAACAGATCGCCATTACCTCCAAGGCCATCTCCCTGGCCAATACGGTAACCGCCTATCCCCCGGGCCTGATGTCGGTTCACTACAACCCCGCCGGGCTCTCGGAACTGCCTGAGGGCAAAACCTTTGAGCAGGGCTTTGTGATTCCCTGGATCCGAAATACCATAAAATTCGAGGCGGACGAGGATTTCGAGGGTTTCTTTGACACCTGGGGGCCGCAGGAAGGCCAGATTCATGACCCGGTGGCCGGGGAGGAGGATACCAACAGCAGCGGGGTTATGTACCTGCCCATATATGATGATACCATCAATTTTCTTGTGGGGCCAACCGCCGGGCTGGCCTCGCGGTCAGAGGGTTCCAGGTGGACTTTTGCCATCGGCAACTATGTCCCGTTTGGCGGCGGATTTAACTTTAAAAGCGACAGCCCGGTCAGATGGGGCGGCCGGACCCTTTACCAGCAGCACCTGATTTATGCCGCACCGGCGGTTAGTTTTCAGGCCACACCGACCCTTTCGCTCGGCATGACCGTGGGCATGGGGCAGACCGCCATGGGCGCCCGGGTGACCCAGCGGTCTCCGAACGAACTGGTGGCGCTGACCCGGACGCTGGGCAATGCCACGGAAAAACTCTATATCCCCATTGTATCTGATCTTACCCTGCCCCCGCCCTGGTTCGGCGGCGGGGTCGGCCCTTATGACCAGGTTGCCTCGTTTGAATTTAATGTGCGGGATGATTTTTCACCCAACTACAACCTTGGGCTCCTGTGGCAGCCAAAGGAATGGTTTTCTTTTGGCGCAACATATCAAAGCCCGATTGAAATCGAAATGTCAGGCGGGTTTACATTTAACTATTCCGAAATCTGGCAGCGATTTATGGCCTGGAACGGCTCCAGCCCTTTGACCCTGATGATTGCCGGGATGCTGGATCTGCCGACAACCGGAGTGCCTTTTCAAACCGGTACGGCCACGGTTGACCTCACCCTTCCCCAGCGCCTTCAGGCCGGATTTATGCTAAAACCCACCAAGCGTCTGCGCTTAATGCTGGATCTTCACTGGGCGGACTGGTCGGTCCAGGAGGAGCAGCGCATCCACATGGACCAGCGCATACAGCTTTTGCGAACGGTTAAGCTCCTCGGCTATACCGAAGGCGACCAGGACCTGGTGATCAGAAACGAGTTTGAGGATAGCATTCATGCAAGTGTCGGGATGGAATACCAGTTAACTGAAAAGCTTGCGCTTCGCGGGGGCTACTCCTACCGGCCGACATCAGTGCAGGATCATCTGCGCGATGTCATGGCCAATGTGTTCCCGGATCTTCATTTTTTCGGCGCCGGCGTGGGGCTGACTTTACCGAACAAGCATGAAATCGATGTGGGGCTGGGGTTTTTGTATCAGCCGTCAAACAAAATCCCCAACAATACCTCGGATAACTTAAACTCCACGGATTTTTTCAAGCCCGTATATAACCCCTATGCCGGGCTTGACGTGGAACAGAAGTTTGGGTTATATATGGCCTCACTCACCATGCGCATGCCGTTTGCCGATTTTATCGAAATGCAGAAGGAACTGATGCATCACCAGCATGAAGTGATCCACAAGATTGTGGGGTTGTTGAATCCATTTTCTTCAGGCCATGATGAGGAGGGCCATGAGGAGCATGGAGATGATCATGAAGAAAACCATGAAGAGACGGAATAA
- a CDS encoding SPOR domain-containing protein, which translates to MRKLVIMLFCFGSITGMTINPGFCQSIEDILKSSSIEDSETEDSQSKDQQEPSEEEGKDQQPDQPAHVSPENQFAIQFGTFKSQGAADEQVIELKTKGYDPYIFQGVNAQGQTIHAVRIGEFSSYQNAAEKLDELKDSVDTPGLIARYDSLEIAESKERAEEAAQMAQKSETQKILEAERKKGRTDGSAGGEEGLLERIDRLESELNQLKEAEKVRDDLQMTEEEAKEEQEDILEAAGREYTLTGEGNIRFSYGFGYTYSEYNAIKESVRVEDVANHTIRNSFNVSYGLKDNFTLGTGIPFVYRYHRVGTVDSEEVTDLGDLSINWRYQPVKSSRDLPTIIVNGGFNVPVGRSPYEIDPGVELSTSSGMYSSNLGVSVSQVTDPVVVFSSLSATYRFPVEDINQKRNEGILDEVDPGMGFGIGAGMGYALSYKLNLNMSINYSYSFETEYKYKNAAVAESGTSASASMSLGVGYRLSRTQNLNFSFGIPITNTGSFSFSLSTPIEFEL; encoded by the coding sequence GTGAGAAAGCTTGTGATAATGCTGTTCTGCTTTGGCTCCATTACCGGCATGACAATAAACCCAGGGTTTTGTCAAAGTATTGAAGATATACTGAAAAGCTCCTCGATAGAAGACAGTGAGACAGAGGACAGCCAGTCCAAAGACCAGCAGGAACCTTCTGAAGAAGAAGGAAAGGACCAGCAGCCGGATCAACCCGCCCACGTATCCCCGGAAAATCAGTTTGCCATCCAGTTCGGCACGTTTAAAAGCCAGGGCGCGGCAGATGAACAGGTCATTGAACTTAAAACCAAAGGATATGACCCCTATATTTTCCAGGGGGTAAACGCCCAGGGCCAGACCATCCATGCGGTGCGCATCGGAGAGTTCAGTTCCTACCAAAACGCCGCGGAAAAACTGGATGAACTGAAAGATTCCGTTGACACCCCCGGCCTGATTGCCCGCTATGATTCACTGGAGATCGCCGAATCTAAAGAACGTGCAGAAGAAGCCGCTCAAATGGCGCAGAAATCAGAGACGCAAAAAATACTGGAAGCCGAGCGGAAGAAAGGCCGGACCGATGGATCGGCCGGCGGTGAGGAGGGTCTGCTGGAGCGGATTGACCGGCTCGAATCCGAATTAAATCAGTTGAAAGAAGCCGAAAAAGTCCGGGATGACCTGCAGATGACCGAGGAAGAGGCAAAGGAGGAACAGGAAGACATTCTTGAGGCCGCCGGCCGGGAATACACCCTGACCGGAGAGGGAAATATCAGATTCTCATACGGGTTCGGCTATACCTATTCCGAATATAATGCCATCAAAGAATCCGTGCGCGTAGAGGATGTGGCCAACCATACCATACGCAACTCCTTTAACGTCTCATACGGCCTGAAAGACAACTTTACCTTAGGCACCGGCATCCCCTTCGTCTACAGGTATCACCGGGTGGGGACAGTGGACTCAGAGGAGGTAACGGACCTGGGAGATCTGTCCATTAACTGGCGATATCAGCCTGTAAAAAGCAGCAGAGACCTGCCCACCATCATTGTAAACGGCGGGTTTAATGTGCCGGTGGGCAGAAGCCCCTATGAAATTGATCCGGGTGTAGAGCTTTCCACCAGCAGCGGGATGTACTCCTCCAACCTCGGGGTTTCAGTCAGCCAGGTAACCGATCCGGTGGTGGTGTTCTCAAGCCTCAGCGCCACTTACAGGTTTCCTGTGGAAGACATCAACCAGAAACGAAACGAGGGAATTCTGGATGAGGTGGATCCGGGCATGGGCTTTGGCATTGGCGCGGGCATGGGCTATGCCCTGTCCTATAAGCTGAACCTGAATATGAGTATCAACTATTCCTACAGCTTTGAGACCGAATACAAATATAAAAATGCCGCTGTTGCGGAATCGGGTACCAGCGCATCTGCCAGCATGAGCCTGGGCGTGGGCTACCGGCTGAGCCGCACGCAGAACCTGAATTTCAGTTTCGGCATTCCTATTACCAATACCGGCAGTTTTTCATTCTCTCTTAGCACGCCCATCGAGTTTGAATTGTAG
- a CDS encoding C39 family peptidase: protein MKENPKNEFTVDVGGQYPVTADFQIRPLEELQNKSLVKQEYDYSCGSAALATLLNHFLGENLTEAQVIYGLMEYGDAQKIAKRRAFSLLDMKRFVNKLGYKGVGYKATIEDMYDIAEMKHPCIVPIEFMGYRHFTVFKGFHGGHIFLADPFRGNTSYTLAAFEDMWYENVVFMVYPEGANTYSALELTNDDLRYIHESVIDDLITNYGPEIGYPAQHERDFFFTLPEEYQKYYSR from the coding sequence ATGAAGGAAAACCCAAAAAATGAATTCACCGTAGATGTGGGTGGACAGTATCCGGTAACAGCCGATTTTCAAATCAGGCCGCTGGAGGAGCTCCAGAACAAAAGCCTTGTCAAGCAGGAGTATGATTACAGCTGCGGCTCCGCTGCCCTGGCCACGCTGTTAAACCATTTTCTGGGGGAAAACTTGACCGAAGCCCAGGTCATCTATGGGCTGATGGAGTACGGCGATGCCCAGAAAATAGCCAAGCGCCGGGCGTTTTCCCTGCTGGATATGAAGCGCTTTGTCAATAAACTCGGGTATAAGGGTGTGGGCTACAAGGCCACCATTGAGGACATGTATGATATCGCCGAGATGAAGCACCCCTGTATTGTGCCAATAGAATTTATGGGATACCGGCATTTTACGGTTTTCAAGGGGTTTCACGGGGGCCACATTTTTCTGGCCGACCCTTTCCGCGGCAATACCAGTTACACGCTTGCCGCGTTTGAAGATATGTGGTATGAGAATGTGGTTTTCATGGTCTATCCGGAAGGGGCGAACACCTACAGCGCCCTTGAGTTAACCAATGATGATTTAAGATACATCCATGAAAGCGTGATTGACGACCTGATTACGAACTACGGGCCGGAAATCGGTTATCCGGCCCAGCATGAGCGGGATTTTTTCTTCACCCTGCCTGAAGAATATCAGAAATACTATTCCCGCTGA
- a CDS encoding type II toxin-antitoxin system Phd/YefM family antitoxin, translating to MINLNINEIKTHFSSFIAKVSSGETVIVCKRNVPIAEIKPIAVLPNKKRPIGLAGKDYPDFKISDAFFEPLPDDIVTAFNGEDA from the coding sequence ATGATAAACTTAAACATAAACGAAATAAAAACACATTTCTCGAGTTTCATTGCAAAAGTAAGCAGTGGAGAAACAGTGATAGTCTGTAAACGGAATGTGCCTATTGCTGAAATAAAACCGATTGCGGTCCTGCCAAATAAAAAAAGGCCAATTGGTCTGGCCGGAAAAGATTATCCTGACTTTAAGATTAGCGACGCTTTTTTTGAACCTCTCCCAGACGATATTGTCACTGCTTTTAACGGCGAGGACGCTTGA
- a CDS encoding tetratricopeptide repeat protein, with protein MSMNQSSPHRHLLTAAGILILTAVVFLIYSNTLNSPFVFDDTGYITEDPAIRMTDLSWENIKQAALEGRPKNRLLPNISFAINYYVGHYNVLSYHLTNIIIHLASGLVLFFLVRLTLARFAPAIGTNPWAAPGAIAFFAALIWLVQPVNTQAVTYIVQRMTSLMVFFYILSLFLYAWGRSRWQDTGRLTPKAAAALFGCGLAGICAVISKQNAGMLPVMILAYEWFFFQDLRLSLSRKQVYWIIGVSAVFIAIALLYLGGDPLERILRAYTRREFTLAERVMTEWRVVIYYITLFFYPHPTRLILDHDYPLSIAPVQPMTTLICLVALITLAGLTLYLARRHRLIAFCLLWFLANLVIESSVIGIEIIYEHRTYLPFMFLIAGGVHLALTRIRPTKAALAGLCIITVVFSIWAHQRNTIWQSRVAFWADNAKKAPNDFRPHHDLGAAFYDAGQIDNAINQYRKALALKPGHADTLNNLGNAFKRKGRMNQAITYYNRAIKINPRHTKARINLAGALIQQGQFETALDHLNQVLTRGPNAEAHVNAGAALARMNRIDEAIKHFKKALAIHPDIAETHNNLGVLLIQKGDYQAAKNHFKAALRLRPGYKSARQNLEKLRALE; from the coding sequence ATGAGCATGAACCAATCCTCTCCACATCGCCATCTCCTCACCGCCGCCGGCATCCTTATATTAACTGCCGTTGTCTTCCTCATCTATTCAAACACCCTCAACTCCCCCTTTGTGTTTGACGATACCGGCTATATCACCGAAGACCCGGCCATCCGCATGACGGATCTTTCATGGGAAAACATCAAGCAGGCTGCCCTGGAGGGCCGGCCCAAAAACCGCCTTTTGCCCAATATCAGCTTTGCCATAAATTACTATGTGGGCCACTATAATGTTTTAAGCTATCATTTAACCAACATTATAATCCACCTGGCCAGCGGGCTGGTGCTGTTTTTTCTGGTCCGGCTGACACTTGCCCGGTTCGCGCCGGCAATCGGCACTAACCCTTGGGCGGCGCCCGGGGCGATCGCCTTTTTTGCCGCCCTTATCTGGCTGGTGCAGCCGGTAAACACCCAGGCGGTGACCTATATTGTGCAGCGCATGACAAGCCTGATGGTGTTTTTTTATATCTTAAGCCTGTTTTTATACGCCTGGGGCAGAAGCCGGTGGCAGGATACCGGCAGGCTCACGCCAAAAGCCGCGGCAGCCCTTTTTGGCTGCGGGCTGGCAGGTATCTGCGCGGTCATCAGCAAGCAGAACGCCGGGATGCTTCCCGTCATGATTCTGGCCTATGAATGGTTTTTCTTTCAGGATTTAAGGCTCTCGCTTTCCAGAAAGCAGGTTTACTGGATTATCGGCGTATCAGCGGTTTTTATCGCCATTGCCCTGCTCTATTTGGGGGGAGATCCCCTGGAGCGGATCCTAAGGGCTTATACCCGCCGCGAGTTTACCCTTGCCGAGCGGGTGATGACGGAGTGGCGGGTGGTCATCTATTATATAACGCTCTTTTTCTATCCCCATCCAACCCGGCTGATCCTGGATCATGATTACCCCCTGTCCATCGCTCCGGTCCAGCCGATGACCACCTTAATCTGCCTGGTAGCGCTTATCACCCTGGCCGGTTTGACCCTATACCTGGCCCGGCGCCACCGGCTGATCGCCTTCTGCCTGTTGTGGTTTCTCGCCAACCTGGTGATCGAATCCTCGGTCATCGGGATTGAAATCATCTATGAGCACCGCACCTACCTGCCGTTTATGTTTTTGATCGCCGGCGGGGTGCACTTGGCGCTAACCCGTATCCGGCCGACAAAAGCTGCTTTAGCCGGCCTCTGCATCATTACCGTGGTCTTTTCCATTTGGGCGCATCAGCGGAACACGATCTGGCAGAGCCGCGTTGCCTTCTGGGCGGACAATGCCAAAAAAGCGCCCAATGATTTCCGGCCCCACCATGATCTGGGCGCAGCCTTTTATGATGCCGGGCAAATTGATAACGCCATCAATCAATACAGAAAAGCCCTGGCCCTAAAGCCGGGTCATGCGGACACCTTAAACAACCTGGGAAACGCCTTTAAGCGCAAAGGCCGGATGAATCAGGCCATAACCTATTACAACCGGGCGATTAAAATTAACCCCCGGCACACCAAGGCCCGCATCAACCTGGCCGGCGCTTTGATTCAGCAGGGCCAATTTGAAACCGCCCTGGATCATTTAAATCAGGTACTCACCCGCGGGCCCAATGCCGAGGCCCATGTCAATGCCGGCGCTGCCCTTGCCCGCATGAACCGCATTGATGAAGCCATCAAACATTTTAAAAAGGCGCTTGCCATCCATCCGGATATTGCCGAAACCCATAACAACTTAGGCGTTTTATTGATCCAGAAAGGCGATTATCAGGCTGCGAAAAACCATTTTAAGGCCGCCCTGCGGCTCCGGCCGGGGTATAAGAGTGCAAGGCAGAATTTGGAGAAACTGCGGGCTTTGGAATAG
- a CDS encoding tetratricopeptide repeat protein, whose amino-acid sequence MTISHSAETSPRCLIAASLLLLAVIVCIIYSNTFTVPFVFDDRINITRVPAMHMTELSWENIKTAVQEAHSEYRPLPNISFALNHYFHGLNVTGYHMVNISLHLMAGLFLFLFVRQTLLIHGLPQKPGYTISPEVLAFSAALIWIVNPVNTRAVTYIVQRMTSMAALFFILSLLLYAWGRARWRAHGRITVNSGIAFSGCLLAGICAVISKQNAGMLPIFILLYEWFFFQDLSISLSKKQLGWIIAGLAVFSAIVLLYLGANPFERILSGYTRREFTLPERVMTEWRVVIYYITLFFYPFPGRLNLDHDYPLSVSLMQPQTTLPALGAIAALVILAIYLAPRHRLIAFCLLWLILNLIIESSVISLEIIFEHRTYLPFMLLPLAFACLIFRLIQPKVLAPAVVCIIALIFSVWTYQRNITWQDGAGFARDHLLKSPNKARPNMEMGVYLAHSGKYDLALQHLYKALQLNPTGRVIVNTYTNLGNVMVRKGRLKKAIEYYQKALAMEPGHQSARENIKKVKAFMEKNAEF is encoded by the coding sequence ATGACGATCTCCCATTCAGCCGAAACATCCCCTCGCTGCTTGATTGCAGCATCACTGCTCCTTTTGGCCGTCATCGTATGTATTATTTATTCCAACACCTTCACCGTCCCCTTCGTATTTGACGACAGGATAAATATTACCCGGGTTCCGGCCATGCATATGACGGAACTGTCATGGGAAAATATCAAAACAGCGGTTCAGGAGGCGCATTCAGAATACCGCCCCCTGCCTAATATCAGCTTTGCCCTGAATCATTATTTCCACGGCCTGAATGTGACCGGCTACCATATGGTAAACATCAGCCTGCATCTGATGGCTGGATTGTTTTTGTTTCTGTTTGTCCGGCAAACCTTGCTGATCCACGGGCTGCCGCAGAAGCCCGGATATACGATAAGCCCTGAGGTGCTGGCCTTTTCTGCCGCCCTTATCTGGATTGTCAACCCGGTTAACACCCGGGCAGTGACCTATATTGTACAGCGCATGACCAGCATGGCTGCGCTTTTTTTTATTCTCTCCCTTCTGCTGTATGCCTGGGGGCGCGCCCGCTGGCGGGCGCACGGCAGGATAACCGTAAACTCCGGCATCGCATTTTCCGGCTGCCTTCTGGCCGGGATCTGTGCGGTCATCAGCAAGCAGAACGCCGGGATGCTGCCGATTTTTATCCTCCTATATGAGTGGTTTTTCTTTCAGGATCTGTCAATATCGCTTTCCAAAAAACAGCTCGGCTGGATTATCGCCGGCCTGGCAGTTTTTTCGGCCATAGTGCTTCTGTATCTGGGCGCCAACCCTTTCGAACGGATATTAAGCGGCTATACGCGGCGCGAATTTACATTGCCGGAACGCGTTATGACGGAATGGCGGGTGGTCATCTATTATATAACGCTTTTTTTCTATCCATTTCCCGGGCGTCTCAACCTGGATCATGACTACCCCCTCTCGGTTTCGCTGATGCAGCCGCAAACCACCCTGCCGGCTCTGGGGGCGATTGCGGCGCTGGTCATCCTGGCCATATACCTGGCGCCGCGCCATCGGCTGATCGCCTTCTGCCTGCTATGGCTAATTCTGAATCTGATCATCGAATCTTCGGTCATCAGCCTTGAAATCATATTCGAGCACCGCACCTATTTACCCTTTATGCTGCTGCCTTTGGCTTTTGCCTGCCTGATATTCAGGTTGATACAGCCGAAAGTTCTTGCCCCCGCCGTAGTCTGCATCATCGCCCTGATTTTTTCAGTATGGACCTATCAGCGCAATATCACCTGGCAGGACGGGGCCGGCTTTGCCCGGGACCACCTGCTTAAATCCCCCAACAAAGCCCGGCCCAACATGGAAATGGGCGTTTACCTGGCCCATTCGGGAAAATATGATCTGGCGCTTCAGCACTTATACAAGGCCCTTCAATTAAACCCCACCGGCCGCGTTATTGTAAACACCTATACCAACCTGGGAAATGTCATGGTCAGAAAGGGGCGCCTCAAAAAGGCGATTGAGTATTATCAAAAGGCGCTGGCCATGGAGCCGGGGCATCAGAGCGCAAGGGAGAATATAAAGAAAGTCAAGGCGTTTATGGAAAAAAATGCTGAGTTCTGA
- a CDS encoding four helix bundle protein, whose translation MTKISNNKPLYDLEERTFQFAKAVRLFVKTLPKTIANSEDAKQVVRASGSVGANYREANESLSKKDFLMRIKISRKEAKESAYWLRLIYETNHEGTNKEAQHLMLEANELIRIFSAILSKSQ comes from the coding sequence ATGACAAAAATTTCAAACAACAAACCGCTGTATGACCTGGAAGAAAGGACTTTTCAGTTTGCCAAAGCTGTCAGGCTTTTCGTTAAAACGTTGCCGAAGACAATTGCCAATTCCGAGGACGCCAAACAGGTTGTAAGGGCATCCGGCTCGGTTGGAGCAAATTACAGGGAAGCCAATGAATCATTGAGTAAAAAAGACTTTTTGATGAGGATAAAAATCAGCCGGAAAGAAGCAAAAGAAAGCGCCTACTGGCTCAGGCTCATTTATGAAACAAATCATGAAGGAACAAATAAAGAGGCTCAGCATTTGATGCTTGAGGCCAATGAATTAATAAGAATATTCTCTGCCATACTCAGCAAATCACAATAA